A single genomic interval of Oceanithermus profundus DSM 14977 harbors:
- a CDS encoding acyl-CoA thioesterase, which produces MESEARTLEMVFPEHTNPLGNAFGGFVLGLMDKVGSYAAARRAKKPVVTVAVGRVEFEVPIRAGDLLEVVARVARVGRTSLTVQVDVFKERFGGGEATRVLATRGELVYVAINEEGQPTPVDG; this is translated from the coding sequence ATGGAAAGCGAAGCCCGCACCCTCGAGATGGTCTTTCCCGAACACACCAACCCGCTGGGCAACGCCTTCGGCGGCTTCGTGCTGGGGCTGATGGACAAGGTGGGGTCGTACGCGGCCGCGCGCCGCGCCAAGAAGCCGGTCGTCACCGTGGCCGTGGGGCGCGTGGAGTTCGAGGTGCCCATCCGCGCCGGCGACCTGCTCGAGGTGGTGGCCCGGGTGGCGCGGGTGGGCCGCACCTCGCTGACCGTCCAGGTGGACGTCTTCAAGGAGCGCTTCGGGGGCGGCGAGGCGACCCGGGTGCTGGCGACCCGTGGTGAGCTCGTCTACGTGGCCATCAACGAGGAAGGCCAGCCTACGCCGGTGGACGGCTGA
- a CDS encoding thiamine ABC transporter substrate-binding protein — protein MWKKLLVLVPLVFGLALAETLTVLTHSSFALSKDVIASFEQQTGIKLRFIEGGDAGETLNKAILSKGAPIADVIYGIDNTFLSRALEAGILERYSTPQIGAVQSRFLLDPTLTALPVDYGYVALNYDKEYFKDRPLPGSWEDLAKPEYAKLLVVENPATSSPGLAFLLATVASLGEDGYLKFWEALRDGGVKVAPGWSEAYFAHFTRYGGDRPLVVSYTTSPAAEVYFSEGAYREPPTGNLLWPGASFLQVEFVGILKGTKHRAAAEKFVDWLLSKPVQEDIPLNMWVWPVRRDAALPDVFKFAERPLEPAELSPDAIAKNRERWIGEWEAVVVRGQSAEEVMRNRR, from the coding sequence ATGTGGAAGAAACTGCTGGTCCTCGTTCCCCTGGTCTTCGGTCTGGCGCTGGCGGAGACGCTCACGGTGCTGACGCACTCGAGCTTCGCGCTCTCCAAGGACGTCATCGCCAGCTTCGAGCAACAGACCGGCATCAAGCTGCGCTTCATCGAGGGCGGCGACGCCGGCGAGACGCTCAACAAGGCGATTCTCAGCAAGGGCGCGCCGATCGCCGACGTCATCTACGGCATCGACAACACCTTCCTCTCGCGCGCGCTCGAGGCGGGGATCCTGGAGCGCTACTCGACGCCCCAGATCGGCGCGGTCCAGAGCCGTTTCCTGCTCGACCCCACGCTGACGGCGCTGCCGGTGGACTACGGCTACGTGGCCCTCAACTACGACAAGGAATACTTCAAGGACCGGCCGCTGCCCGGGAGCTGGGAGGACCTGGCCAAACCCGAGTACGCCAAGCTGCTGGTCGTCGAAAACCCGGCCACCAGCTCGCCGGGGCTGGCCTTCCTGCTGGCCACGGTCGCCTCGCTGGGCGAGGACGGCTACCTGAAGTTCTGGGAGGCGCTGCGCGACGGCGGCGTCAAGGTGGCCCCGGGCTGGAGCGAGGCCTACTTCGCCCACTTCACCCGCTACGGCGGCGACCGCCCGCTGGTGGTCAGCTACACCACCAGCCCGGCGGCCGAGGTCTACTTCTCGGAAGGGGCCTACCGCGAGCCGCCCACCGGCAACCTGCTCTGGCCGGGGGCGAGCTTCTTGCAGGTCGAGTTCGTGGGCATCCTCAAGGGAACCAAACACCGCGCCGCCGCCGAGAAGTTCGTCGACTGGCTGCTCTCGAAGCCGGTGCAGGAGGACATTCCGCTCAACATGTGGGTCTGGCCGGTGCGGCGCGACGCGGCCCTCCCGGACGTCTTCAAGTTCGCCGAGCGGCCGCTCGAGCCGGCCGAGCTGAGCCCCGACGCCATCGCCAAGAACCGCGAGCGCTGGATTGGCGAGTGGGAAGCGGTCGTCGTCCGCGGCCAGAGCGCGGAAGAGGTGATGAGAAACAGGAGGTAG
- a CDS encoding ABC transporter permease yields the protein MISRPATLFVLAFLAVALFWPLGLVVGRGIEYGLSAVLADPYLRGRLGWSLAFGAGSSLLVALFAVPLVYLLRYRFPGRDALVALSMVPFVLPTLVVATGLLAWAGPRGLLGLDLSETPWILFWGSLLYNLGMTLRLVLGVLGGSGRLVEAARTLGAGSWRSFWRVELPLAAGALAAGAGLTFVYSFSSFGLPLILGGPRYATLEVEIYRALLQRLAFGEAAALILLQTAVLALVSLGYLYAQRRLAVRAAAPAPPPRLGGAGGWAAFALVAGFFALLYAPLWALVLRSFWGPEGFTLAGWAALARPQASYFAPTAAHAIYNTLRFTLLALLVAAPLGFAYAYGVWKGARTLDLLGFLPLLVSPVSLAVGYLLAYPGLRASLVLLVMAYALIAYPLFARTVLAAMRRLPPGLAEAARTLGAGPWRVLGRVELPLLRPALGAAAALAAAVTIGEFGATLVLARPEWATLTVAIYERLGKPGIVNYQEAMALSVVLGLLAGGVFWGLGRGGEVG from the coding sequence ATGATCTCCCGCCCCGCCACCCTCTTCGTCCTGGCCTTTCTGGCCGTGGCGCTCTTCTGGCCGTTGGGGCTGGTCGTCGGCCGCGGGATCGAGTACGGCCTGAGCGCGGTGCTGGCCGACCCCTACCTGCGCGGCCGGCTCGGCTGGAGCCTGGCCTTCGGGGCGGGCTCGAGCCTGCTCGTCGCCCTCTTCGCCGTGCCGCTGGTCTACCTGCTGCGCTACCGCTTCCCCGGTCGCGACGCGCTGGTGGCGCTCTCCATGGTTCCCTTCGTACTGCCGACGCTGGTGGTGGCCACCGGCCTCTTGGCCTGGGCGGGGCCGCGGGGGCTTTTGGGCCTCGACCTGAGCGAGACGCCCTGGATCCTCTTCTGGGGCAGCCTGCTCTACAACCTGGGGATGACGTTGCGGCTGGTGCTGGGCGTTCTGGGCGGCAGCGGGCGGCTGGTGGAGGCGGCCCGCACGCTGGGGGCCGGCTCCTGGCGCAGCTTCTGGCGGGTCGAGCTGCCGCTGGCCGCCGGGGCGCTGGCCGCCGGGGCGGGGCTGACCTTCGTCTACAGCTTTTCGAGCTTCGGCCTGCCGCTCATTTTGGGCGGGCCGCGCTACGCGACGCTGGAGGTGGAGATCTACCGCGCCCTCTTGCAGCGGCTGGCCTTCGGCGAGGCGGCGGCGCTGATTCTGCTGCAGACCGCGGTGCTGGCGCTCGTCAGCCTGGGCTACCTCTACGCCCAGCGGCGGCTGGCGGTGCGCGCCGCCGCCCCGGCCCCGCCGCCGCGGCTCGGCGGGGCGGGCGGCTGGGCGGCCTTCGCGCTGGTGGCCGGCTTTTTCGCGCTGCTCTACGCGCCGCTGTGGGCGCTGGTGCTGAGGAGCTTCTGGGGGCCCGAAGGGTTCACCCTGGCCGGCTGGGCGGCGCTCGCCCGGCCGCAGGCCAGCTACTTTGCCCCCACCGCCGCTCATGCTATTTACAACACCCTGCGCTTTACCCTGCTGGCGCTCCTCGTCGCCGCGCCGCTGGGTTTCGCCTACGCCTACGGCGTCTGGAAGGGAGCCCGGACGCTCGACCTGCTGGGCTTCCTGCCGCTTTTGGTCAGCCCGGTCAGCCTGGCGGTCGGCTACCTGCTGGCCTACCCGGGCCTCAGGGCCTCGCTGGTGCTCCTCGTCATGGCCTACGCCCTGATCGCCTACCCGCTCTTCGCCCGCACCGTGCTGGCGGCCATGCGCCGGCTGCCGCCGGGTCTGGCGGAGGCGGCGCGCACGCTGGGGGCCGGGCCCTGGCGGGTGCTGGGGCGGGTGGAGCTGCCGCTCTTGCGCCCGGCGCTGGGCGCGGCGGCGGCGCTGGCGGCAGCGGTGACCATCGGCGAGTTCGGGGCGACGCTGGTGCTGGCGCGGCCCGAATGGGCCACCCTGACGGTGGCCATCTACGAGCGGCTGGGCAAGCCGGGTATCGTGAACTACCAGGAAGCGATGGCGCTTTCGGTGGTGCTGGGGCTCTTGGCCGGTGGGGTCTTCTGGGGCCTGGGTCGCGGCGGGGAGGTGGGCTAG
- a CDS encoding ABC transporter ATP-binding protein, translating to MLAWRGVVVRYPGFELALDLEVARGEALALLGPSGSGKSSALRVAAGLERPSAGRVFLGGRDVTDLPPERRGVGFVFQEYALFPHLTVERNVAFGLEERGWDRARIRRRVGELLARMGLEAHARKKPEQLSGGERQRVALARALAPEPEVLLLDEPLGALDLRLRERLLLELRRVLAGEEVTAVFVTHDQTEAFVLSQRVAIVKSGRLVQQGAPEAVFEQPADVWTARFLGHKNVLTPEEAAALGLPGGPLVLLPGALRPGAGEIEARAAERLFYGPRVGVWLEARGVRLYWEGPAAEAPAEGASLRIAIDPERAVEVRP from the coding sequence GTGCTGGCGTGGCGGGGGGTGGTGGTGCGCTATCCGGGCTTCGAGCTCGCGCTCGACCTGGAGGTGGCCCGGGGCGAGGCGCTGGCCCTCCTGGGCCCCAGCGGCTCGGGCAAGTCGAGCGCGCTGCGGGTGGCCGCGGGGCTGGAGCGGCCGAGCGCCGGCCGGGTCTTCCTTGGCGGGCGCGACGTGACCGACCTGCCGCCGGAGCGGCGCGGGGTGGGCTTCGTTTTCCAGGAATACGCCCTCTTTCCTCACCTGACGGTCGAGAGGAACGTGGCCTTCGGCCTCGAAGAGCGCGGCTGGGATCGGGCGCGCATCCGCCGGCGGGTGGGCGAGCTGCTGGCCAGGATGGGCCTCGAGGCCCACGCCCGCAAGAAGCCGGAGCAGCTTTCCGGCGGCGAGCGGCAGCGGGTGGCGCTGGCGCGGGCGCTGGCGCCGGAGCCCGAAGTTTTGCTGCTCGACGAGCCGTTGGGGGCGCTCGATCTCAGGCTGCGCGAGCGCCTCTTGCTCGAGCTGCGCCGGGTGCTCGCTGGCGAGGAGGTGACCGCGGTCTTCGTGACCCACGACCAGACCGAAGCCTTTGTTCTCTCGCAGCGGGTGGCCATCGTCAAAAGCGGCCGGCTGGTGCAGCAGGGCGCGCCCGAGGCGGTCTTCGAGCAGCCGGCCGACGTCTGGACGGCGCGGTTCTTGGGCCACAAGAACGTGCTGACGCCCGAGGAGGCCGCGGCCCTGGGCCTGCCCGGCGGGCCGCTGGTGCTGCTGCCCGGGGCGCTGCGCCCGGGCGCGGGCGAGATCGAGGCCCGCGCGGCCGAGCGGCTCTTCTACGGGCCGCGGGTGGGCGTCTGGCTGGAGGCGCGCGGGGTGCGGCTCTACTGGGAAGGCCCGGCGGCCGAGGCGCCGGCCGAGGGCGCCAGCCTGCGCATCGCGATCGACCCGGAGCGGGCGGTGGAGGTGCGGCCGTGA
- a CDS encoding thiamine diphosphokinase — protein MKFAPDVLILLGGPLEATPELVEAAGKARLVIAADGGVRHAGALGVEPALWVGDFDSVNLEDLTRWAHLPRMEYPRDKDATDAELAAQAALKAGPKSLLFAGGLGGELDHELGNLMLAVALARRGVRTALSSGPTWAFALVPPGLELDLEPGTPFSVVPLSDLQGLTLRGGRWELEDAELPLGSGHGLRNLAEGGVGVELAGGHGLLVVDAAGKAS, from the coding sequence GTGAAGTTTGCCCCCGACGTTTTGATTTTGCTCGGCGGGCCGCTCGAGGCCACGCCCGAGCTGGTCGAAGCGGCCGGCAAGGCGCGGCTGGTCATCGCCGCCGACGGCGGGGTGCGCCACGCCGGGGCGCTGGGGGTGGAGCCGGCGCTCTGGGTGGGCGACTTCGACTCGGTGAACCTGGAAGACCTGACCCGCTGGGCCCACCTGCCGCGGATGGAGTACCCGCGAGACAAGGACGCCACCGACGCCGAGCTGGCGGCCCAGGCGGCGCTAAAAGCCGGGCCAAAGAGCCTGCTCTTCGCCGGCGGCCTGGGCGGCGAGCTGGACCACGAGCTGGGCAACCTGATGCTGGCCGTGGCCTTGGCCCGCCGTGGCGTGCGCACCGCGCTTTCCAGCGGCCCCACCTGGGCCTTTGCGCTGGTGCCGCCGGGGCTCGAGCTGGACCTGGAGCCGGGCACGCCCTTTAGCGTGGTGCCGCTTTCCGACTTGCAGGGACTGACCCTCCGCGGCGGACGCTGGGAGTTGGAAGACGCCGAGCTGCCACTGGGCAGCGGGCACGGCTTGCGCAACCTGGCCGAAGGCGGTGTGGGCGTCGAGCTTGCGGGCGGTCACGGCCTCCTCGTCGTTGACGCGGCGGGCAAGGCTTCCTAG
- a CDS encoding ABC transporter ATP-binding protein: MAFALGFVLRAAPTLALGFWGLLVLRALVPAAVVLAVGRLAAAAATGDGAALARWGGVWLGALLAEWLLGPLAGMVEGNLNERLTARVNRALMEKMNAFEGLEPFENAEFYERVERLRREASYAPMNLSIFLGQVLLAGLTALPLLALVARWGWVYPPALLLSTLPYALAGVRLQRLVWETVVGTSPEARRMDYATGVALSPELAAETRLFASGGFWTRFYERNFRVLHARGRAVRRREVAVSGVYFLPSALGLGWTFWSVLKGGVGVGGVVEVTAALQRLQAELVLLVDALGMLERSLYYMDELRAFLETKPRIAGGRLRLEPGPPEVVFEDVSFSYPDGRAALEQVSLRLEPGVLSALVGENGAGKTTLVKLLLRYYDPSEGRILVDGVDLRELDLAAWRRRVSAVFQSFGRYALSLAENVRIADLDSQAPIEPALAQAGAAALARRLPAGPATPLGKAFGGTELSGGEWQKVALARAFFRKADLLIFDEPTAALDPRSEAALFSRFAELARGRTALLVSHRLASVRSAGRIFVFKTGRLVESGGHDELLAGGGEYAELWRLQSARYA, translated from the coding sequence ATGGCTTTTGCGCTGGGTTTCGTCCTGCGCGCTGCCCCAACGCTGGCGTTGGGGTTTTGGGGACTGCTCGTCCTGCGGGCGCTGGTGCCCGCGGCGGTTGTGCTGGCGGTGGGGCGGCTGGCCGCGGCGGCCGCGACTGGCGACGGCGCGGCGCTCGCCCGCTGGGGCGGCGTCTGGCTGGGAGCGCTGCTCGCCGAGTGGCTTTTGGGTCCGCTTGCGGGCATGGTGGAGGGCAACCTCAACGAGCGGCTCACCGCCCGGGTCAACCGGGCGCTGATGGAGAAGATGAACGCCTTCGAGGGGCTCGAGCCCTTCGAAAACGCGGAGTTCTACGAGCGGGTCGAGCGACTGCGGCGCGAGGCCAGCTACGCGCCGATGAACCTTTCCATCTTCCTGGGCCAGGTGCTGCTCGCGGGCCTGACGGCGCTGCCGCTGCTGGCGCTGGTGGCCCGCTGGGGCTGGGTCTACCCGCCGGCGTTGTTGCTCTCGACGCTGCCCTACGCCCTCGCCGGGGTGCGGCTGCAGCGGCTCGTCTGGGAGACGGTCGTCGGCACCAGCCCCGAGGCGCGGCGCATGGACTACGCCACCGGGGTGGCGCTCAGCCCCGAGCTGGCGGCGGAAACGCGGCTGTTCGCCAGCGGCGGCTTCTGGACGCGCTTTTATGAGCGCAACTTTCGCGTGTTGCACGCGCGCGGCCGCGCGGTGCGGCGGCGCGAGGTGGCGGTGTCCGGCGTCTACTTCCTGCCCAGCGCCCTGGGGCTGGGGTGGACGTTCTGGAGCGTGCTGAAGGGCGGCGTGGGGGTGGGTGGCGTGGTCGAGGTGACCGCGGCGCTGCAGCGGCTGCAGGCCGAGCTGGTGCTGCTGGTAGACGCGCTGGGCATGCTCGAGCGCTCGCTTTACTACATGGACGAGCTGCGGGCCTTTCTGGAAACCAAACCGCGCATCGCCGGCGGCCGGCTTCGTCTGGAGCCCGGGCCGCCCGAGGTGGTCTTCGAAGACGTTTCCTTTAGCTACCCCGACGGGCGGGCGGCGCTCGAGCAAGTCTCGCTCAGGCTCGAGCCCGGCGTCCTGTCGGCGTTGGTGGGCGAGAACGGCGCCGGCAAGACCACGCTGGTCAAGCTGCTTTTGCGCTACTACGACCCCAGCGAGGGGCGGATTCTGGTGGACGGGGTGGACCTGCGCGAGCTCGACCTGGCCGCCTGGCGGCGGCGGGTCTCGGCCGTCTTCCAGAGCTTCGGGCGCTACGCGCTCAGCCTCGCGGAAAACGTCCGCATCGCCGACCTCGATTCGCAAGCGCCCATCGAACCGGCGCTGGCGCAGGCGGGCGCGGCGGCGCTGGCGCGCAGGCTGCCGGCAGGCCCGGCCACCCCGCTCGGCAAGGCCTTTGGCGGCACCGAGCTTTCGGGCGGCGAGTGGCAGAAGGTGGCGCTGGCGCGGGCCTTTTTCCGCAAGGCCGACCTGCTTATCTTCGACGAGCCCACCGCCGCCCTCGACCCGCGCAGCGAGGCGGCGCTCTTTTCCCGCTTCGCCGAGCTGGCCCGGGGGCGCACGGCGCTGTTGGTGAGCCACCGCCTGGCCTCGGTACGCAGCGCCGGGCGCATCTTCGTCTTCAAAACGGGCCGGTTGGTCGAGTCGGGCGGCCACGACGAGCTGCTGGCTGGGGGCGGCGAGTACGCCGAGCTGTGGCGGTTGCAGAGCGCGCGCTACGCCTAG
- a CDS encoding MTH1187 family thiamine-binding protein yields the protein MSVLMEFAVFPTDKGESVSAYVARVLRVVRQSGHPHQLTAMGTIVETETMAEATELLNRAYAVLAEDCNRVYATAKFDVRAGPMGRLEAKVKSVEEKVRGA from the coding sequence ATGTCGGTCCTCATGGAGTTCGCCGTATTCCCCACCGACAAGGGCGAGAGCGTGAGCGCCTACGTGGCGCGGGTGCTGCGGGTGGTGCGCCAGAGCGGCCACCCCCACCAGCTGACCGCGATGGGCACGATCGTCGAGACCGAGACGATGGCCGAGGCGACCGAGCTCTTGAACCGGGCCTACGCGGTGCTGGCGGAAGACTGCAACCGCGTCTACGCCACCGCCAAGTTCGACGTGCGCGCCGGCCCCATGGGCCGGCTAGAGGCCAAGGTGAAGTCGGTGGAAGAAAAGGTGCGTGGTGCGTAG
- the guaB gene encoding IMP dehydrogenase, which produces MLDFTQKITGTGLTFDDVLLLPGYSEVLPAEVDTRTRLTRALALNLPLLSAAMDTVTEAKMAIAMAREGGIGVIHKNLDPRTQADHVRRVKRSEAGMITDPITLPPNATLEDADRLMGEYKIGGLPVVDFHGQLLGLVTNRDIRFETDLSKPVSEVMTPRERLITGPPGMTLDEAEAVLRKHKIEKLPLVDDSGKLRGLLTLKDLVKRRQFPRAAKDAHGRLLVAAAVGTGADLAERAGLLVEAEVDVLVLDSAHGHSKGILDALRYLKATYGERVQLIAGNIATGEGARALAEAGADAVKVGIGPGSICTTRVVTGVGVPQITAVMEAVAALAGTDVPVIADGGVKQTGDVAKALAAGAHTVMLGSMLAGTYEAPGEEIIKDGRRYKIYRGMGSLGAMKRGSSDRYFQTEAKKLVPEGIEGMVPYKGPVGDVLYQIVGGLRAAMGYTGSPDIEALRTKARFVQITMAGLIESHPHDVTVTKEAPNYSR; this is translated from the coding sequence ATGCTCGACTTCACCCAGAAGATTACGGGAACCGGCCTCACCTTCGACGACGTGCTGCTGCTGCCCGGCTACTCGGAGGTGCTGCCCGCCGAGGTGGACACCCGCACGCGCCTCACCCGCGCGCTCGCGCTCAACCTGCCCCTGCTCTCCGCCGCCATGGACACGGTCACCGAGGCCAAGATGGCCATCGCCATGGCCCGCGAGGGCGGGATCGGGGTGATCCACAAGAACCTCGACCCCCGGACCCAGGCCGACCACGTGCGCCGCGTCAAGCGCAGCGAGGCGGGGATGATCACCGACCCCATCACCCTGCCACCCAACGCCACCCTGGAAGACGCCGACCGGCTCATGGGCGAGTACAAGATCGGCGGCCTGCCCGTGGTGGACTTCCACGGCCAGCTGCTGGGCCTGGTCACCAACCGCGACATCCGCTTCGAAACCGACCTTTCCAAACCCGTCTCCGAGGTGATGACCCCGCGCGAGCGGCTCATCACGGGGCCGCCGGGCATGACCCTCGACGAGGCCGAGGCGGTGCTGCGCAAGCACAAGATCGAGAAGCTGCCCCTCGTGGACGACTCCGGCAAGCTGCGCGGCCTGCTCACCCTCAAGGACCTGGTCAAACGGCGTCAGTTCCCGCGCGCCGCCAAGGACGCCCACGGCCGGCTCCTCGTCGCCGCCGCGGTGGGTACCGGCGCCGACCTGGCCGAGCGCGCCGGCCTGCTGGTGGAGGCCGAGGTGGACGTGCTCGTGCTCGACAGCGCCCACGGCCATTCCAAGGGGATCCTGGACGCGCTTAGGTACTTGAAGGCAACCTACGGCGAGCGGGTGCAGCTCATCGCCGGCAACATCGCCACCGGCGAGGGGGCGCGGGCGCTCGCCGAGGCCGGCGCCGACGCGGTCAAGGTGGGCATCGGCCCCGGCTCCATCTGCACCACCCGGGTGGTGACCGGGGTGGGGGTGCCGCAGATCACCGCGGTGATGGAGGCCGTGGCCGCACTGGCGGGGACGGACGTGCCGGTGATCGCCGACGGCGGCGTCAAGCAGACCGGCGACGTGGCCAAGGCGCTGGCCGCGGGCGCGCATACGGTGATGCTGGGGAGCATGCTCGCGGGCACCTACGAGGCCCCGGGCGAGGAGATCATCAAGGACGGGCGGCGCTACAAGATCTACCGCGGCATGGGCTCGCTGGGGGCGATGAAGCGGGGATCTTCGGACCGCTACTTCCAGACCGAAGCCAAGAAGCTGGTCCCCGAGGGCATCGAAGGCATGGTGCCCTACAAGGGCCCGGTGGGCGACGTGCTCTACCAGATCGTCGGGGGGCTGCGCGCGGCCATGGGCTACACCGGCAGCCCCGACATCGAGGCGCTGCGCACCAAGGCCCGCTTTGTGCAGATCACGATGGCCGGCCTGATCGAAAGCCACCCGCACGACGTGACCGTGACCAAGGAAGCGCCGAATTATTCAAGATAA
- a CDS encoding M28 family peptidase: MREVWQGLVAFEHRGTGTRLEREAAEWLAAYLEAHGFAPEVQRFRAPASWGPEVLAVSLALGLGGLLGWVWLAALGFYGFWAYFSGWPRPWQALFARATSQNVLAEAGEGPRTLVLMAHYDTAKTYWTYDPKRVRGFRATFLLNAVLAALAVPAARWGGPAGAALGVYFLAQAGLLAWRERTAPYVNGANDNASGVAVAVRLFLDLARRPPAGWRVLLALTGAEETGAAGAERLLRSGRVPPDALVLNVDNVGAGELHYATGEGMLAYYPYRGPLLEAARGLEGARPVAYRLAYFDTLPFARRRRTVLTLIRLEGGVPPNWHWPSDVPAGVRWDRVEETHAYAARLLGRLLPLKKG, from the coding sequence ATGCGCGAGGTCTGGCAGGGCCTGGTGGCCTTCGAGCACCGGGGGACGGGTACGCGGCTCGAGCGCGAGGCTGCGGAGTGGCTGGCCGCCTACCTGGAAGCCCATGGGTTCGCCCCCGAGGTGCAGCGCTTCCGCGCGCCCGCGAGCTGGGGGCCCGAGGTGCTGGCGGTCTCGCTGGCGCTGGGCCTTGGGGGGCTGCTCGGCTGGGTTTGGCTGGCGGCGCTGGGCTTCTACGGTTTCTGGGCCTACTTTTCCGGCTGGCCGCGGCCCTGGCAGGCGCTCTTCGCCCGGGCCACCTCGCAGAACGTCCTCGCCGAAGCGGGCGAGGGGCCGCGCACGCTGGTGCTGATGGCCCACTACGACACCGCCAAGACCTACTGGACCTACGACCCCAAGCGGGTGCGGGGCTTCCGCGCCACCTTTCTGCTCAACGCCGTGCTGGCGGCGCTCGCCGTTCCCGCCGCGCGGTGGGGCGGGCCGGCCGGGGCGGCGCTGGGGGTCTACTTCCTGGCGCAGGCGGGCCTGCTCGCCTGGCGCGAGCGGACCGCGCCGTACGTGAACGGCGCCAACGACAACGCCAGCGGCGTGGCCGTGGCCGTCCGGCTCTTTTTGGACCTGGCGCGGCGCCCGCCCGCGGGCTGGCGGGTGCTGCTGGCGCTCACCGGCGCCGAGGAAACCGGGGCGGCGGGCGCCGAGCGGCTGCTGCGCTCGGGCCGGGTGCCGCCGGACGCCCTGGTGCTCAACGTGGACAATGTGGGCGCGGGCGAGCTCCACTACGCCACCGGCGAGGGGATGCTCGCCTACTACCCCTACCGGGGGCCGTTGCTCGAGGCCGCGCGCGGCCTCGAGGGGGCGCGGCCGGTCGCCTACCGGCTCGCCTACTTCGACACCCTGCCCTTCGCCCGCCGGCGGCGCACCGTGCTCACGCTGATCCGGCTCGAAGGCGGGGTGCCGCCCAACTGGCACTGGCCCAGCGACGTTCCCGCGGGGGTGCGCTGGGACCGGGTCGAGGAGACCCACGCCTACGCGGCGCGGCTTTTGGGCCGCCTGCTCCCCCTCAAAAAGGGGTAG
- a CDS encoding GGDEF domain-containing protein, producing MLQRSGTRRWRAGIVSRAIVSVFVGLLVLTRVIPMDPRVYLGLTAVAVAHLFFIWKASVRAGVWLDWFNLVFDLSMVLAILQLGGRSESPLVILVYLWLFAMVTMNARYGEVRLLVLLATLGWGVLALGGLGGPGYGAYLGVHTMGVLLFVVTSLTLMGERRQSLLDPLTQVLHRGAGLERLAEWVRRREPFDLAFIDLKGFKRINDAYGHAGGDEVLQALARRLLAGVRPQDLVIRYGGDEFLVAGPAGSLAGRIRRVFEEPIATSMGRVRLAGDHGVVTWRPHEGSSLETLLARADAAMYRMKYTESREDPPETGRPATDRA from the coding sequence ATGCTGCAACGGTCGGGAACCCGCAGGTGGCGTGCCGGCATCGTCTCGCGCGCCATCGTCAGCGTGTTCGTGGGGCTGCTGGTGCTGACGCGCGTCATCCCCATGGACCCGCGCGTCTACCTGGGGCTCACCGCGGTGGCCGTCGCCCACCTCTTCTTCATCTGGAAGGCGAGCGTGCGCGCGGGGGTCTGGCTCGACTGGTTCAACCTGGTCTTCGACCTCTCGATGGTGCTCGCGATCCTGCAACTCGGCGGGCGCTCCGAGAGCCCCCTGGTGATCCTGGTCTACCTCTGGCTCTTCGCCATGGTGACGATGAACGCCCGCTACGGCGAGGTGCGGCTGCTGGTGCTGCTCGCGACCCTGGGTTGGGGCGTGCTCGCCCTGGGCGGGCTCGGGGGCCCGGGGTACGGCGCCTACCTCGGGGTGCACACGATGGGCGTCCTCCTCTTCGTGGTGACCTCGCTGACGCTGATGGGCGAGCGTCGCCAAAGCCTGCTCGATCCCCTCACCCAGGTGCTGCACCGGGGGGCGGGGCTCGAGCGCCTGGCGGAGTGGGTGCGCCGCCGCGAGCCCTTCGACCTGGCCTTCATCGACCTCAAGGGGTTCAAGCGCATCAACGACGCCTACGGCCACGCCGGAGGGGACGAGGTGCTGCAGGCCTTGGCGCGCCGCCTGCTCGCGGGGGTGCGGCCGCAGGACCTGGTGATCCGTTACGGCGGCGACGAGTTCCTGGTGGCCGGTCCCGCGGGCTCGCTGGCCGGGCGGATCCGGCGCGTCTTCGAGGAGCCGATCGCCACGTCGATGGGCCGGGTCCGCCTCGCCGGGGACCACGGCGTCGTCACCTGGCGCCCCCACGAGGGCTCGAGCCTGGAGACCCTGCTGGCCCGGGCGGACGCGGCGATGTACCGCATGAAATATACTGAGTCCCGTGAGGATCCTCCGGAAACCGGAAGACCTGCCACGGACCGGGCCTAG